A genomic region of Macaca thibetana thibetana isolate TM-01 chromosome 14, ASM2454274v1, whole genome shotgun sequence contains the following coding sequences:
- the LOC126935187 gene encoding LOW QUALITY PROTEIN: olfactory receptor 51B4 (The sequence of the model RefSeq protein was modified relative to this genomic sequence to represent the inferred CDS: inserted 5 bases in 3 codons; substituted 2 bases at 2 genomic stop codons) has translation MXSDNSATLFLLTGFLGSEAIHHWISIPFFVIYFCILFRNGTLLVLIWNDHSLHEPMYYFLAMLAGTDLGMTLTKMPTVLGVLLLDQREIAQAACFTQSFFIHSLAIVESGILLFMAYDHFIAIHTPLRYNSILTNFRVMNIGLGVLMRGFMSILPLILSLYCYPXCGFRVLLRTFCLHQDVIKFACPDITFNHIYPIILTALTVFLDARXALIYILILKTVMGIASGQEQAKALNTRVSHIDCXLVFHITVMGLSVIHRFGXHAPHMVLITMSYVHFLFPPFMNPIIYSIKTKQIQRSIVRLCSGQSRA, from the exons ATGTGATCTGACAACAGTGCTACCCTCTTCCTGCTGACTGGTTTCCTGGGCTCAGAGGCAATTCACCACTGGATCTCTATTCCCTTCTTTGTCATCTACTTCTGCATCCTTTTTAGAAATGGCACACTTCTTGTCCTCATTTGGAATGACCACAGCCTCCATGAGCCCATGTACTACTTCCTGGCTATGCTGGCAGGCACGGACCTTGGGATGACACTCACTAAGATGCCCACTGTCCTGGGTGTCCTGCTGCTAGACCAGAGGGAGATTGCCCAGGCTGCCTGTTTCACTCAGtccttcttcattcattcactggcCATAGTAGAATCAGGTATCTTGCTTTTTATGGCCTATGACCATTTCATTGCCATCCACACACCACTGAGGTACAACTCCATTCTTACCAATTTCCGAGTGATGAACATAGGACTGGGGGTACTGATGAGAGGTTTTATGTCCATTTTGCCCCTAATTCTTTCACTCTACTGCTACCCATAGTGTGGTTTCCGTGTTCTCTTGCGCACATTTTGCCTTCACCAAGATGTCATAAAATTTGCCTGTCCTGATATTACGTTTAATCACATATATCCAATTATTCTGACTGCTTTAACTGTGTTTTTAGATGCTAG TGCTCTAATATATATACTAATCCTTAAGACAGTGATGGGCATTGCGTCTGGACAAGAGCAAGCTAAAGCTCTCAACACTCGTGTCTCCCATATTGACTG CCTAGTATTTCACATCACTGTGATGGGACTGTCAGTCATTCACAGGTTTG AACATGCACCTCATATGGTCCTCATTACCATGAGCTAtgtccattttctctttcctccattcATGAATCCTATCATTTACAGCATCAAGACCAAGCAGATTCAAAGAAGCATTGTTCGCCTATGTTCTGGGCAGAGTAGGGCTTGA